A genomic segment from Solidesulfovibrio carbinolicus encodes:
- a CDS encoding ornithine cyclodeaminase family domain — protein sequence MPSKYSRFDRDALRLLPLSERRSLLGVDVVAAPTASECVHPAFERVAEALGEARRRGAARILMLGAHVLRSGMQRYLFDLMEQGYVDCVAVNGACAIHDFEFALAGRTTECVATYIAQGQFGLWRETGRLNDIVAQGVADGLGFGEAVGRHILESGLPHADLSLFARAYALDIPVTVHVGIGYDIVHEHPNCDGAALGRASYDDFLIFAHAVQRLEHGAVMNFGSAVMAPEVYLKALAMARNADQARGDGQGIRRFTTLVCDMHELPEDFGVEAPRTSAAYYFRPWKTMLVRTVADGGRSYYVRGLHAQTIPQLWTALNGG from the coding sequence ATGCCCAGCAAGTACTCGCGATTTGACCGCGACGCCCTGCGTCTTTTGCCCCTTTCGGAGCGCCGCAGCCTGCTTGGGGTCGATGTCGTCGCCGCGCCCACGGCCAGCGAATGCGTGCATCCCGCCTTTGAACGTGTGGCCGAGGCGCTTGGCGAGGCCCGGCGGCGCGGCGCGGCCCGCATCCTCATGCTCGGGGCCCACGTGCTGCGCTCGGGCATGCAGCGTTACCTGTTCGATCTGATGGAGCAGGGCTACGTCGACTGCGTCGCGGTCAACGGGGCCTGCGCCATCCATGACTTCGAATTCGCCCTGGCCGGGCGCACCACCGAATGCGTGGCCACGTACATCGCCCAGGGCCAGTTCGGCCTGTGGCGCGAGACGGGACGCCTCAACGACATCGTGGCCCAGGGCGTGGCCGACGGCCTGGGCTTCGGCGAGGCCGTCGGGCGGCACATCCTGGAAAGCGGCCTGCCCCACGCCGACCTGAGCCTTTTCGCCCGGGCCTACGCCCTGGACATTCCGGTCACCGTCCATGTCGGCATCGGCTACGACATCGTCCACGAGCACCCCAACTGCGACGGGGCCGCCCTGGGCCGGGCCAGCTACGACGATTTCCTGATTTTCGCCCACGCCGTCCAACGCCTGGAGCACGGGGCGGTCATGAATTTCGGCAGCGCCGTCATGGCCCCGGAAGTGTACCTCAAGGCCCTGGCCATGGCGCGCAACGCCGACCAGGCCCGGGGCGACGGCCAGGGCATCCGCCGCTTCACCACCCTTGTGTGCGACATGCACGAGCTTCCGGAAGACTTCGGCGTGGAAGCCCCGCGCACCAGCGCCGCCTACTATTTCAGGCCGTGGAAGACCATGTTGGTCAGAACCGTAGCCGACGGCGGGAGGAGTTATTATGTACGAGGACTGCATGCCCAAACCATCCCCCAACTGTGGACTGCCCTCAACGGCGGCTGA